Genomic DNA from Paenibacillus borealis:
TTCCGGCAGCAGAAATATCTATATATGATGGCGGTTCCCTTTGTCCTGTGGGCCTTCGTCTTCAGCTATCTGCCGTTATGGGGATGGATGATGGCCTTCCAGAAATATAAGCCGGGCAAATCTTTTTTTGAGCAGAAGTGGGTCGGCCTGCAGTATTTCAGGGAGCTCTTCCAGGATGAGCAATTCTTCAATGCCCTGCGCAACACCCTGGCAATGAGCGTCATGGGACTATTAGCCGGATTCATCATTCCTATCATCTTCGCCATCCTCCTGAATGAGGTAAGGCTGCAGGTGCTGAAACGTTTTGTCCAGACGGTGTCTTATCTGCCGCACTTTGTGTCCTGGGTGGTAGCCGCCGGGATCATTACCAAGATGCTCTCCACCGACAACGGCGCAGTCAATGACCTGCTGCTGAGCCTCCATATCATTAGCGAGCCGATTCAATTCATGGCCAAAGGCAATCTGTTCTGGGGGATCGTAACCGCATCGGATGTGTGGAAGGAAACGGGCTGGAACACGATCATCTATCTCGCCGCGATCTCGGGTATTGGACCGGAGCTGTATGAAGCAGCCAGGGTGGACGGCGCAAGCCGGCTGCAGCAGGTGCGGAACATTACACTGCCGGGCATCCGGGCGACGATCGTTATCCTGCTGATCATTTCCATCGGCCATCTCATCAGCATCGGGTTCGAGAAGCAATTCCTGCTCGGCAACAATCTGGTACGCGACTATTCGCAGACACTGGATCTGTATGCACTGAACTACGGGCTCGGCATGGGACGCTTCTCCTTCGGGACGGCCATCAATATTTTCAACTCGGTGGTCAGTGTGATTCTGCTCTTTACGGCCAATGGCATCTTCAAAAAAATAACCAAGGAAAGCATCATTTAGGAGGCCCTTATGCTGATCAAAAAACTGGCCGCCGCGTCTTGGTCGGACCGCATCTTCGATTTGGTAGTCTATGCTGCGATTACTGTGGTGACCATTGCCACACTGTACCCTTTTCTCAATGTGCTGGCGATTTCATTCAATGACTCTACCGATAGCATCAAGGGCGGGATTACGGTCTACCCCCGGATGTTCACCTTCAAGAATTACGAGACGATCTTCGCCTTCTCCGGACTCATTACCGGATTCAAGATTTCTGTTCTGCGTACCCTCATCGGCACCCTTCTCGGACTGATCAGCGCCTCGATGCTGGCTTTCACCTTAAGCCGTTCGGACTTTCAGGGCCGCAAGTTCGTCTCCACCTTTCTGGCGCTGACGATGTACGTATCCGGCGGACTGATTCCCTTCTACATTCTGATCAAGAATCTGCATATGATGGGCACCTTCAGCGTGTATGTCCTGCCCGGCCTGGTCAGTGCATTTAATGTGTTCGTCATCCGCTCCTTCATCGACGGTCTGCCTTACGCCCTGCAGGAATCTGCCAAGCTGGACGGAGCCAATGACTTCACCATCTACTGGCGGGTGATTCTGCCGCTGACCAAGCCTGCGCTGGCGACCATCGCCCTGTTCCTGGCGGTTGGCCAGTGGAATGCCTGGATTGACACCTACCTGTATAACGGCTCGAATGACGCACTGACGACACTGCAGTTTGAGCTGATGAAGGTCATTCAGAGCACCACCACCAATGCGGATAACTTCCGCGGCCGGAATATGGTCGAAGTGATGGCACAGATCTCCCCGGAATCGGTCAAAATGGCAATCACCATTGTCGTCACCGTCCCTATTCTGATCGTCTATCCGTTCCTGCAGCGTTACTTCGTCAAAGGCATGACGCTGGGTTCGGTCAAAAGCTAGTCCGCTTACGGTATCGTCAGGTTAACGCCTGTGTATACAATATGTTCTCACCAGACAAAGGGAGGGTTTCTATTCATGACAAGAAAGACAGCGAAACCGTATGTTCTGCTGATGGTCTTGACCTTGCTGCTCAGTGTGCTGGCCGGCTGCGGCGGAGGCAATAACAACAAGAATACGGCCGAGAATACCGGCGGCACCAAAGCCGCTAATAGCGCAAATGCGGCCGCCACGGCAGAAGCTACGGCAGAAGCCGAAGATTTAAGCCCACTGACGCTTTCCTTCTTCGCGGAAGACCCCAATCCGAACTGGAACAATATGAAGGATGAGGTCAGTACCGTTCTTACAGAGAAAACAGGCGTCACTCTCGATGCCGAGTTCGCCGTTGGCGATCCGCAGCAGAAGATCGCGCTGATTGCCGCCGGCGGTGAATATCCCGACATCATCTCCGCCAAAGCCGATATCGGCAAGCTGGTGGATGCCGGCGCTGTCATTGACCTGACCGAACTGATCGACAAATACGCGCCCAATATCAAGCGGGTGCTTGGAGACAATCTGGCCCGGGCCAAATACACGAACGAAGACCAGTCCATCTATGCCATCCCTACCTGGGCAGCTGTGAATGAGAAGAAGTTCGTCGCCGGCGGAGGCTTCGAGCTGCAGCACAGAGTGCTGAAGGAAGCCGGATATCCGGAGATCAAGACGGTCCAGGATTATGAGAATGTAATCAAGGCCTATCTGGAGAAACATCCAACCGATGAGAACGGCAACAAGAATATCGGCGTATCGCTGAACGCAGATGACTGGCATATGTACATTTCCGTAACCAATCCTGCAGTGGCGACTACCGGCGGTTCCGATGACGGGGAATATTTCGTCGATCAGACGACTCATGAAGCGATCTACCACTTCCGCCGTCCGGAAGAGAAGGAATACTTCCGCTGGCTGAACCATATGAATGACATCGGCCTGCTGGACAAAGAAAGCTTCGTGCAGAAATACGACCAGTATAAAGCCAAAGTGGCCACCGGACGTGTGCTTGGCCTGATTGACCAGGATTGGGACTACAATGACGCGCAGCAGGCTCTGAAGACGGCCGGTAAATTCGATCAAACCTACGGCCATTATCCTGTGACCTTAACCAGTGAATACAAAGAAACCAGCTTCTGGCCTACAGGCTTCATGGGCGGCTACGGAATCTCAATCTCGACCACGAACCCTGACCCGGTCCGGACGATTAAGTTCCTGGATTACCTGGCTTCCGACGAAGGGCAGATCCTGAACAACTGGGGCATTGAAGGCAAACATTATGTCGTAGAAAACGGCAAACGCGTCGTCCCTGCCGAAGTGCAGGACCGCATTAACAATGATAACACGGCCTTCACGAAGGAGACCGGCATCGGCTTCTACTGGAATATGATGGTCCACTACGGCGACGGGGCCAAGGATTCTACCGGCAACTATTACACCAAGAACTTCCCTGAGCAGCTGGTACTCGGTTACAGCGATGTCGAGAAAGAAACGCTGGCGGCTTACAATGCCACTACCTGGAAGGATCTGTTCCCTAAAGAAGAGGAGTTTACTGAGAAAGCGTACGGGGCAGCCTGGAATATTGCCCTCCCCGGCGAGGATGAAGTCTCCATTCTGGGCAATAAAATGAGAGATATTACGTGGAAACGCATCCCGCAGGCGATTCTGGCCAAACCGGCTGAATTCGATAAAATCTGGGATGACTACATGGCCGATCTTGAAAAAGCCGGCGTTAAGAAAATGGAAGCCGGCTACACCAAATATGTGCAGGACCGCGTGGAGCTGTGGAGTTCCAAATAGGGGGTTCATTATTGCTTGAGCTTAAGTTTGTTAGAAAAAGAAAGTGTCGCTGCTGCGGGGATTTTGGACTTCCGGCCGCTGTTGTTCCCAGATTTCTTGATTTAGACCGCTACTCGCGGTGGAAATCCGGTAACTGCATGCTTACGATGCGAGCTTTCCAACGGAAAGCTTTCAGGCGGACGCTACCGCTCCTACAGTTCCAAATTTCCCCTCCGCTTCTTTTCGCTTTTCGTTAGTCTCTTTAGTACTTCCTTTTCTCTAAAGAATTAAAGTCCAACCAATAGTTCACAACAAAATCACCTTAACGGGTGAATCAGCCCGAGCAACGCAGCCTGATGTAGATTGTAAGCCCATCTCACATTGCTCTATTCTGACCGCTTTGTTTGGGCAGCCTCCGGTAAAATCAGGGGTACTTTTGCTCCTCATTCCCGCCTGCCGCCCACTTTTGGCGGATGAGGGGCACTTTTGCCCCTCATTCCTGCCTGCCACCCACTTTTGGCGGAATGAGGGGCACTTTTGCCCCTCATTCCTGCCTGCCACCCACTTTTGACGGATTCAAGGGCACTTTTGCCCCTCATTCCTGCCTGCCACCCACTTTCAGCGGATTCAGAGGGATTTATCCCTTTGATTTCCTCCTACCGCCCACTTTCGGCGGATTCAGAGGGATTTATCCCTTTGTTTTTCTCCTACCGCCCACTTTCAGCTGATTCAGAGGAATTTATCCCTTTATTTTTCTCCTACCGCCCACTTTCGGCGGAATCAGAGGGATTTATCCCTTTGATTTTCCAAGCCTCCGACTTCCGGGGATTCTGTGGAATTCCGGATACAAGAACACATTCGTCCTTCAGACGGACCTGCTCCAATTTCCAGAGAAGCTTATCCACAACAGACGAATATCGTAATTCCTATACACCAAGCAGAACCAACCGTGCGGGAAGCTGCACGGTTGGTTTTTTACTGGACATTATTTAATTATCATGCAGCTCTTGGTAGGTTTGTCTAATTAAGTCCGCATATTCAGAAGGCGGATAATCCTTCACCTGATCATAGGCGAACCGGACTTCATGGCGGGCTTCCTCCAAACGGCCTTGCTTCGCGAAGATTTTCGCTTTGTATGCATAGGCAGTGAGCAGGTCGACCCGGTCAAGCGGATGATAGACCTGGTCGTTCAATACTACTTTGGACAAGACCGCCAGTGCCTCTTCATCCCTCTCCAGATGGTAGTGCGCGATCCCCATCATCATATGGACAAAAGGCATGAACTGGCTGTCCTTCGCGGGATAATGCTCCGCAAGTACCAGCACTTCCCCGTAACTCTGCTTCGCAAGTGCCAGTCTAATTTCGCCAAGGTGCACCAGTTCCAGTGACTCCGCAGCTTCTGTGAACTGTGCGAACAGCTTTGCCTTGCTTAAGTATGCCTCTGCCTGCTCAAGATCATTGTGAAGCAGGGCCAGATGGGAGAGTAGACGGTACAGATGATCCGACAATGAGTAGACTCCTTCTTCATGCGACAGCTTAAGTGCCGCCAAGGCAGCTTCCCGGCTGCCGGAGTAATCTGCCAGTGCAGACAACGTAACACTTTCCGCATAATAAAGATCGATTTCAAATAAAAAATCGTTGCCTACCTTATTGCTCACATATTCTTTACGGACACGGCGAATCAGTTCCAGCCCGTCCTGGTATCTGCTCTTGGCAAACAATAAAGCATAAGCCAAATACTGAATCTTGGCACGCTCTACAAATAAACCGAAACGCTCATAGATTTCAACAGCCCGTTCGATTCCTTCTTCTCCGCCCTCTGTTCCGGTGTGGTAACAGGAGCCCACATAAAACTCCATCAGCCGTGCGGCATCCACTGCCATCGGAAGCGTATCCTTCATCAGCGGCTGGATTTCCGCAACGATCTCCTTATACTGCTTCGCCTTGTACTGCTGCTCGATCTTACGGACGAGCGGACCCAGCTCCGCTTCGTGCTCACCCTCCAGGAAATACCCCGCATCTGTACCCAGACGCCCGGCAAGGAATTGCAGCGTATTCATAGAAGGCAACGCCCGTCCGTTCTCGATTTGGCTAAGCATGCTTTTGGTCATATGTTCTCCGGCCAGGTCAGTCTGCGTAAGGCCCTTGGCTTTACGCATTTGTTTGACTTTGTCGCCGATGGTCAGTTTAGTCGTCATCTGCTGTGCCAACTTTCTTTGGTTGCTTTTCTTCCAGTATAGCCTAATATTCAAGCGAGAAAAAGCCGCATCATGGCAAAAGTTAAATATAATTAAACTTTTTGTTGCAATAATCAGATCCAGCCTCTACAATAAGTTTAATATAATTTAACTTTTTCGGAAAAAGGAGTGCTCGTAATGTCTGAACCAACGCCGGTGTCGGCAGCATCCAACCGCAATATCATTCTTTTCTTCAGCGGAAAATTCGCTTCTGTTCTCGGCTCCAGTATGTACACCTTTGTTGTCGGCCTGTATATTCTGCAGCTCACCGGTTCAGGAAGCAGCTTTGCGGTTACGTTGCTGTGCGGTATGCTGCCCAGTATTATTCTGTCGCCCTTCGCCGGCGTGGTGGCCGATATGGTGAACCGCCGCAAGCTGCTGATCGGCTCAGATGCTGCAAGTGTCTTGATTATGCTGCTTTCCTTTGCCGCCGTCTCCATAGAGGGAATGTCCCTCTTACCGATTTATATCTCACTGATCCTTCTGTCAATCTGCGCAACCTTCTACAGTATCTCCGCCTCCTCTTCCATGATGATGCTCGTTGACCGTGATTCCATCCAACGTACCGGCTCCCTGAATCAAATTGCCAGTTCTGTCGGCCACCTGCTGGCTCCCATTCTTGCCGGTATGCTCTACGCCTTCCTCCCGCTTGAAGAATTCATGCTGCTGAACGCGGCAGGGCTTACCATCTCGACCGTGATGGGCTGCATGCTGAAGTTTAGACCGGTTCCAGAAGCCTTATCTGAAGCTGGGCTTACAGACGGGGCTGCCGAAACCGGAAACCCGCCCTTCCGCGAACGCCTGGGCAGCGTTGCTGCCGAGGTCAGTACGAATCTGAAAGAAGGCTTCTCCTATGTAATCCGCCGTCCCGTTATCCGCTCCCTCCTAATTATCGTGTTCTGGATTAATTTCTTTGTAGTCGCGCTGAATGTCGTGCTGCCCTTTGTGGCCGTACAGACCCTGGGGCTGTCTTCGAAGCAATACGGTATACTTGAAGCCATGCTGGCAGCGGGCATGCTGCTGATGTCCCTGCTCCTCACCGTTCTCCGCCAGAGCAACAATCTTGTAAATACAATTATCGGAGGTCTAAGCGCACTGGGGCTGCTCTTCCTTGCGATGGCCCTTCCGCTGCTGCTTCATTTCACCGCTGCCGTTACCTTCATCTTCTTCCTTCCGCTGC
This window encodes:
- a CDS encoding ABC transporter permease translates to MKAITTTVKPELKKPGSRFWAKFRQQKYLYMMAVPFVLWAFVFSYLPLWGWMMAFQKYKPGKSFFEQKWVGLQYFRELFQDEQFFNALRNTLAMSVMGLLAGFIIPIIFAILLNEVRLQVLKRFVQTVSYLPHFVSWVVAAGIITKMLSTDNGAVNDLLLSLHIISEPIQFMAKGNLFWGIVTASDVWKETGWNTIIYLAAISGIGPELYEAARVDGASRLQQVRNITLPGIRATIVILLIISIGHLISIGFEKQFLLGNNLVRDYSQTLDLYALNYGLGMGRFSFGTAINIFNSVVSVILLFTANGIFKKITKESII
- a CDS encoding carbohydrate ABC transporter permease, with protein sequence MLIKKLAAASWSDRIFDLVVYAAITVVTIATLYPFLNVLAISFNDSTDSIKGGITVYPRMFTFKNYETIFAFSGLITGFKISVLRTLIGTLLGLISASMLAFTLSRSDFQGRKFVSTFLALTMYVSGGLIPFYILIKNLHMMGTFSVYVLPGLVSAFNVFVIRSFIDGLPYALQESAKLDGANDFTIYWRVILPLTKPALATIALFLAVGQWNAWIDTYLYNGSNDALTTLQFELMKVIQSTTTNADNFRGRNMVEVMAQISPESVKMAITIVVTVPILIVYPFLQRYFVKGMTLGSVKS
- a CDS encoding ABC transporter substrate-binding protein, yielding MTRKTAKPYVLLMVLTLLLSVLAGCGGGNNNKNTAENTGGTKAANSANAAATAEATAEAEDLSPLTLSFFAEDPNPNWNNMKDEVSTVLTEKTGVTLDAEFAVGDPQQKIALIAAGGEYPDIISAKADIGKLVDAGAVIDLTELIDKYAPNIKRVLGDNLARAKYTNEDQSIYAIPTWAAVNEKKFVAGGGFELQHRVLKEAGYPEIKTVQDYENVIKAYLEKHPTDENGNKNIGVSLNADDWHMYISVTNPAVATTGGSDDGEYFVDQTTHEAIYHFRRPEEKEYFRWLNHMNDIGLLDKESFVQKYDQYKAKVATGRVLGLIDQDWDYNDAQQALKTAGKFDQTYGHYPVTLTSEYKETSFWPTGFMGGYGISISTTNPDPVRTIKFLDYLASDEGQILNNWGIEGKHYVVENGKRVVPAEVQDRINNDNTAFTKETGIGFYWNMMVHYGDGAKDSTGNYYTKNFPEQLVLGYSDVEKETLAAYNATTWKDLFPKEEEFTEKAYGAAWNIALPGEDEVSILGNKMRDITWKRIPQAILAKPAEFDKIWDDYMADLEKAGVKKMEAGYTKYVQDRVELWSSK
- a CDS encoding helix-turn-helix domain-containing protein codes for the protein MTTKLTIGDKVKQMRKAKGLTQTDLAGEHMTKSMLSQIENGRALPSMNTLQFLAGRLGTDAGYFLEGEHEAELGPLVRKIEQQYKAKQYKEIVAEIQPLMKDTLPMAVDAARLMEFYVGSCYHTGTEGGEEGIERAVEIYERFGLFVERAKIQYLAYALLFAKSRYQDGLELIRRVRKEYVSNKVGNDFLFEIDLYYAESVTLSALADYSGSREAALAALKLSHEEGVYSLSDHLYRLLSHLALLHNDLEQAEAYLSKAKLFAQFTEAAESLELVHLGEIRLALAKQSYGEVLVLAEHYPAKDSQFMPFVHMMMGIAHYHLERDEEALAVLSKVVLNDQVYHPLDRVDLLTAYAYKAKIFAKQGRLEEARHEVRFAYDQVKDYPPSEYADLIRQTYQELHDN
- a CDS encoding MFS transporter; the encoded protein is MSEPTPVSAASNRNIILFFSGKFASVLGSSMYTFVVGLYILQLTGSGSSFAVTLLCGMLPSIILSPFAGVVADMVNRRKLLIGSDAASVLIMLLSFAAVSIEGMSLLPIYISLILLSICATFYSISASSSMMMLVDRDSIQRTGSLNQIASSVGHLLAPILAGMLYAFLPLEEFMLLNAAGLTISTVMGCMLKFRPVPEALSEAGLTDGAAETGNPPFRERLGSVAAEVSTNLKEGFSYVIRRPVIRSLLIIVFWINFFVVALNVVLPFVAVQTLGLSSKQYGILEAMLAAGMLLMSLLLTVLRQSNNLVNTIIGGLSALGLLFLAMALPLLLHFTAAVTFIFFLPLLLLVGIVIMIINIPIQVYLQQSIEEEYRGRVFGLVEGIAGSIAPLGMLLYGVLLDWIPGSIILLASGAAILAVTLTGRRGLVSSRAAEQQGVHTEVEQAGA